In the Oryza glaberrima chromosome 6, OglaRS2, whole genome shotgun sequence genome, one interval contains:
- the LOC127776691 gene encoding asparagine synthetase [glutamine-hydrolyzing] 2 — MCGILAVLGVADVSLAKRSRIIELSRRLRHRGPDWSGIHCYQDCYLAHQRLAIVDPTSGDQPLYNEDKSVVVTVNGEIYNHEELKANLKSHKFQTASDCEVIAHLYEEYGEEFVDMLDGMFAFVLLDTRDKSFIAARDAIGICPLYMGWGLDGSVWFSSEMKALSDDCERFISFPPGHLYSSKTGGLRRWYNPPWFSESIPSTPYNPLLLRQSFEKAIIKRLMTDVPFGVLLSGGLDSSLVASVVSRHLAEAKVASQWGNKLHTFCIGLKGSPDLRAAKEVADYLGTVHHELHFTVQEGIDALEEVIYHVETYDVTTIRASTPMFLMSRKIKSLGVKMVLSGEGSDEIFGGYLYFHKAPNKKEFHEETCRKIKALHLYDCLRANKSTSAWGVEARVPFLDKNFINVAMDIDPEWKMIKRDLGRIEKWVLRNAFDDEEKPYLPKHILYRQKEQFSDGVGYSWIDGLKDHANEHVSDSMMMNASFVYPENTPVTKEAYYYRTIFEKFFPKNAARLTVPGGPSVACSTAKAVEWDAAWSKNLDPSGRAALGVHDAAYEDTLQKSPASANPALDNGFGPVLGESMVKTVASATAV; from the exons GTTACGTCATAGAGGCCCTGATTGGAGTGGTATACACTGCTATCAGGATTGCTATCTTGCACACCAGCGGTTGGCTATTGTTGATCCCACATCCGGAGACCAGCCGTTGTACAATGAGGACAAATCTGTTGTTGTGACG GTGAATGGAGAGATCTATAACCATGAAGAATTGAAAGCTAACCTGAAATCTCATAAATTCCAAACTGCTAGCGATTGTGAAGTTATTGCTCATCTG TATGAGGAATATGGGGAGGAATTTGTGGATATGTTGGATGGGATGTTCGCTTTTGTTCTTCTTGACACACGTGATAAAAGCTTCATTGCAGCCCGTGATGCTATTGGCATTTGTCCTTTATACATGGGCTGGGGTCTTGATG GTTCGGTTTGGTTTTCGTCAGAGATGAAGGCATTAAGTGATGATTGCGAGCGCTTCATATCCTTCCCCCCTGGGCACTTGTACTCCAGCAAAACAG GTGGCCTAAGGAGATGGTACAACCCACCATGGTTTTCTGAAAGCATTCCCTCCACCCCGTAcaatcctcttcttctccgacaGAGCTTTGAGAAG GCTATTATTAAGAGGCTAATGACAGATGTGCCATTTGGTGTTCTCTTGTCTGGTGGACTGGACTCTTCTTTGGTTGCATCTGTTGTTTCGCGGCACTTGGCAGAGGCAAAAGTTGCCTCACAGTGGGGAAACAAACTGCATACATTTTGCATTGGTTTGAAA GGTTCTCCTGATCTTAGAGCTGCTAAGGAAGTCGCAGACTACCTTGGTACTGTTCATCACGAACTCCACTTCACAGTGCAG gAAGGCATTGATGCTCTGGAGGAAGTCATTTACCATGTTGAGACATATGATGTAACGACAATTAGAGCAAGCACCCCAATGTTCTTGATGTCACGTAAAATTAAATCTTTGGGGGTGAAGATGGTTCTTTCGGGAGAAGGTTCTGATGAAATATTTGGCGGTTACCTTTATTTTCACAAGGCACCAAACAAGAAGGAATTCCATGAGGAAACATGTCGGAAG ATAAAAGCCCTTCATTTATATGATTGCTTGAGAGCGAACAAATCAACTTCTGCATGGGGTGTTGAGGCCCGTGTTCCGTTCCTTGACAAAAACTTCATCAATGTAGCTATGGACATTGATCCTGAATGGAAAATG ATAAAACGTGATCTTGGCCGTATTGAGAAATGGGTTCTCCGGAATGCATTTGATGATGAGGAGAAGCCCTATTTACCTAAG CATATTCTATACAGGCAAAAGGAGCAATTCAGTGATGGTGTTGGGTACAGTTGGATTGACGGATTGAAGGATCATGCAAATGAACAT GTATCAGATTCCATGATGATGAACGCTAGCTTTGTTTACCCAGAAAACACTCCAGTTACAAAAGAAGCGTACTATTATAGGACAATATTCGAGAAATTCTTTCCCAAG AATGCTGCTAGGTTGACAGTACCTGGAGGTCCTAGCGTCGCGTGCAGCACTGCTAAAGCTGTTGAATGGGACGCAGCCTGGTCCAAAAACCTTGATCCATCTGGTCGTGCTGCTCTTGGTGTTCATGATGCTGCATATGAAGATACTCTACAAAAATCTCCTGCCTCTGCCAATCCTGCCTTGGATAACGGCTTTGGTCCAGTCCTTGGGGAAAGCATGGTCAAAACCGTTGCTTCAGCCACTGCCGTTTAA